From candidate division WOR-3 bacterium, a single genomic window includes:
- a CDS encoding zinc ribbon domain-containing protein, translating to MKKEINIEEIKKLEIKRREFLEKMRKLKEKEKETKPHIFKKVFGEYEEKLKKIEEELEKRKDAIKEYLESLYTTRKEVEKVKLKIEDEIEEIKLRYSIGEYDEGKYKSLMDEKNSELKRIKEKFIAVEKEINEIASLLKKEEKPKEKVEEEIEVEAETEEITELEEALENELKVAEKTETDVEEELMEIEEILEEVEAEKSEEKEAYEVSVNEKLLEDLGKESKTEERGEVICKKCGYKNSPDSWFCENCGAELIIELE from the coding sequence ATGAAAAAAGAAATAAATATTGAAGAAATAAAAAAACTTGAAATAAAGAGAAGGGAATTTCTTGAGAAGATGCGAAAATTGAAGGAGAAGGAAAAGGAAACAAAACCCCATATATTCAAAAAGGTTTTTGGAGAATATGAAGAAAAATTAAAAAAAATTGAGGAGGAACTGGAAAAAAGAAAAGATGCTATAAAAGAATACTTAGAATCACTATATACAACAAGAAAGGAAGTGGAAAAAGTCAAATTGAAAATCGAGGATGAAATTGAAGAAATTAAACTCAGATATTCCATAGGCGAATATGATGAGGGAAAATATAAGTCCTTGATGGATGAGAAAAATTCGGAATTAAAAAGGATTAAAGAAAAATTTATAGCAGTTGAAAAAGAAATTAATGAAATTGCTTCTCTACTTAAAAAAGAAGAAAAACCTAAAGAGAAAGTTGAGGAAGAAATTGAGGTGGAGGCGGAAACGGAAGAAATTACAGAACTTGAAGAAGCTCTTGAAAATGAATTAAAAGTTGCTGAGAAGACAGAAACTGATGTAGAAGAGGAATTAATGGAAATAGAAGAAATTCTTGAGGAAGTTGAGGCTGAAAAATCTGAGGAAAAAGAAGCTTATGAGGTAAGTGTTAATGAAAAATTGCTTGAAGATCTCGGTAAGGAAAGTAAAACTGAGGAAAGGGGGGAAGTTATATGTAAAAAGTGTGGTTATAAGAATTCTCCTGATTCCTGGTTTTGTGAAAATTGCGGAGCCGAGCTTATAATTGAACTTGAATAA
- a CDS encoding tetratricopeptide repeat protein, translated as MRIYYFLITFIFISCYFSREKEDPLFLYMLYSSKVEKGEYKEARKLIERLLKIKKEREYFRDYIFLLYNIKDYNKLKKVFFEFEKNFELDSTLTYPFLSACIFTRDFKNFEKYQKKFREKFNKDKDLLYLISVLYQAVGDFDKAISLLDELIKNDSLNSKKYLIDKARVLSMKRDYKSALSIINKLEESEIFPELLIEKAICLEGLNDYREALKIYRKLLLSKKIASQNLLKKVLNLSIFLGNYELADTLLKGKIDSFFYDVDFIHQYGFIKYMKNEFKEAMKYFSIALSLNNRDDLAHYYLSRIFYREKLMDKAFYHIKKAIEINPKNYEYYIYYSFLLISERKLKEAEDLLKEIPDKNNASYFYLTGFLEKQKRNYKRALFFYEKSLKLDSLDAKKWFEAGALYEEINDIKKAEKAFRKSVKLDSTLSESYNYWGYMLAERGLKLDTAKILVEKALEFEPDNGYYLDSMGWVYYMMGKYDSAFVYLKRAVEFVPDDPVIVEHLGDVYLKLNQIDKAINYWQEALKLEPLNKNLKKKIEKYKNSGI; from the coding sequence ATGAGAATATATTATTTTTTAATAACTTTTATTTTTATTTCCTGTTACTTTTCAAGAGAGAAAGAAGATCCTCTCTTTTTATACATGTTATATTCAAGTAAGGTGGAAAAGGGAGAATATAAAGAGGCACGGAAACTTATTGAAAGGCTTTTAAAGATAAAGAAAGAAAGAGAATATTTTAGGGATTACATTTTTTTACTTTACAATATAAAGGATTATAATAAACTAAAAAAAGTTTTCTTTGAATTTGAAAAAAATTTTGAGCTTGATTCTACCCTTACCTATCCTTTTCTTTCAGCCTGTATTTTTACAAGAGATTTCAAAAATTTTGAAAAATATCAAAAGAAATTCAGAGAGAAGTTTAATAAGGATAAAGATCTTTTATATTTAATTTCTGTGTTATATCAAGCTGTAGGTGATTTTGATAAGGCAATATCCCTTTTAGATGAACTTATTAAAAATGATTCTTTAAACAGTAAAAAATATCTAATTGATAAGGCAAGAGTTTTATCAATGAAAAGAGATTATAAGTCTGCATTATCTATAATAAATAAATTGGAAGAAAGTGAAATTTTTCCTGAACTTTTGATTGAAAAGGCAATCTGTTTGGAAGGTTTGAATGATTATAGAGAAGCTTTGAAAATTTATAGAAAATTACTTTTAAGTAAAAAAATAGCAAGTCAGAATTTATTGAAAAAGGTTTTGAATTTATCAATTTTTTTAGGCAATTATGAACTGGCTGATACTCTCCTAAAGGGGAAAATAGATAGTTTTTTCTATGATGTTGATTTTATTCATCAGTATGGATTTATAAAATATATGAAAAATGAATTTAAGGAAGCTATGAAGTATTTTTCAATTGCCTTGAGTTTAAATAATAGGGATGATTTAGCCCATTATTATCTTTCAAGAATATTTTACAGAGAAAAGTTAATGGACAAGGCTTTTTATCATATAAAAAAGGCAATAGAAATAAATCCTAAAAATTATGAGTATTATATTTATTACTCATTTCTTTTAATAAGTGAAAGAAAATTAAAAGAAGCAGAAGATTTGCTTAAAGAAATACCTGATAAGAATAATGCTTCTTACTTTTATTTAACTGGATTTCTTGAAAAACAGAAGAGAAATTATAAAAGGGCTTTATTTTTTTATGAAAAATCATTAAAACTTGATTCTCTTGATGCAAAAAAGTGGTTTGAAGCAGGTGCTCTTTATGAGGAAATAAACGATATAAAAAAAGCTGAAAAAGCCTTCAGAAAATCTGTTAAACTTGATAGCACTCTTTCAGAATCTTACAATTACTGGGGTTATATGTTAGCAGAAAGGGGTTTAAAGCTTGATACAGCAAAGATACTTGTTGAGAAAGCATTAGAGTTTGAACCTGATAACGGTTACTATCTTGATTCAATGGGTTGGGTTTATTATATGATGGGGAAGTATGATTCTGCTTTTGTTTATTTAAAAAGAGCAGTGGAATTTGTTCCTGATGATCCTGTTATTGTTGAACATCTTGGAGATGTTTATTTAAAACTAAATCAAATTGATAAGGCTATAAATTACTGGCAGGAGGCTTTAAAACTTGAACCACTTAATAAAAATCTCAAAAAAAAGATTGAAAAATATAAAAACTCAGGTATTTGA
- the coaE gene encoding dephospho-CoA kinase (Dephospho-CoA kinase (CoaE) performs the final step in coenzyme A biosynthesis.) — protein MKLLVGITGNISSGKSTFCELLKEKGVFIIDADKIGHKIIEEKKEKIKKIFGDYLGRREIAEIIFKDEEKKREYERWIHREIMREVKKIINEGKEGYYFVEGALIFEAGVDKFMDFVIFLKAREEVLIERAKKKGISEDMIRKIIESQNKLKDKEERANFVIENENDIFELKKKAEEIFIKIKNFTPKFLCDSTCLRESRWLRLLGFDTVNAKFLKDFKKGIFEEKRFLLTRKKGGYLFPEWKIFKVPEGKFNIRMKRIIDFFGLKDKISIFSRCPLCNNPIEEIEKSKVKNRVPYYTYKTQEKFYICSNCEKIYWKGSHYFYFENHIKDLIK, from the coding sequence TTGAAGCTTTTAGTCGGTATTACCGGTAATATATCATCAGGTAAAAGCACTTTCTGTGAACTTTTAAAGGAAAAGGGCGTTTTTATTATTGATGCAGATAAAATTGGTCATAAAATAATTGAAGAAAAAAAAGAAAAAATAAAGAAAATTTTTGGTGATTATTTGGGAAGAAGAGAAATTGCAGAAATAATTTTTAAGGATGAGGAAAAAAAGAGAGAGTATGAAAGGTGGATTCATAGGGAGATTATGAGAGAAGTGAAAAAAATAATAAATGAAGGGAAGGAAGGGTATTATTTTGTTGAAGGTGCTCTTATCTTTGAAGCAGGTGTTGATAAATTTATGGATTTTGTTATATTTTTAAAGGCAAGGGAAGAGGTTTTAATTGAAAGGGCAAAGAAAAAGGGGATTAGTGAAGATATGATAAGAAAAATTATAGAATCTCAAAATAAGTTAAAGGATAAAGAAGAAAGAGCAAATTTTGTTATTGAAAATGAAAATGATATTTTTGAACTTAAAAAAAAGGCAGAGGAAATTTTTATCAAAATTAAAAATTTTACTCCGAAATTTTTATGTGACTCAACCTGTTTAAGGGAATCAAGATGGTTAAGACTATTGGGCTTTGATACAGTTAATGCAAAATTTTTAAAAGATTTTAAAAAGGGTATATTTGAAGAAAAAAGGTTTTTGCTTACAAGAAAAAAAGGAGGGTATCTTTTTCCTGAATGGAAAATTTTTAAAGTTCCAGAAGGAAAATTTAATATAAGAATGAAAAGGATAATAGATTTTTTTGGTTTAAAGGATAAAATTTCTATTTTTTCAAGATGTCCTTTGTGCAATAATCCTATCGAGGAAATAGAAAAAAGTAAAGTAAAAAACAGGGTTCCATACTATACTTATAAGACCCAGGAAAAATTTTATATATGTTCTAACTGTGAAAAAATATACTGGAAGGGTTCACATTATTTTTATTTTGAAAATCATATAAAAGATCTGATTAAATGA
- a CDS encoding SpoIID/LytB domain-containing protein, whose amino-acid sequence MKKILVFLILFSCAKREYIKGEVKKYYIQKKKKVKSYEPFLRILLYENENPLYISGTGIYYAVDSQGKRYKFFADNILKIEKKSEEPLLYLDGKKTNLSLPLVFYTDENYFLKIQGKRYRGKIEIDEYLRVINLVKVEDYLRSVVPLEIGSPFLSNFEALKAQAVCARSYAMRKYLEKKESFFHLYADIKDQVYGGKDKENEITDLAIQMTRGEVLMYENEVALTLFHSTCGGTTSYYDEAFPNESFIPYLKSVRCNFQGKDLCSNSPYYRWKKEFSISDFMENLAGNISNLLGISLSGRDIIDFSISDRSSTGRVREVKVKTKKGTFTFKGYDIRKLLKKDGFLPSNFFFLKNQGNRVIIIGRGFGHGVGLCQYGALSLAKKGVGYDRILKFYYQGTKIQKIY is encoded by the coding sequence ATGAAAAAAATTTTGGTTTTTTTAATTTTATTTTCCTGTGCTAAAAGAGAATACATTAAAGGGGAAGTTAAAAAATATTATATTCAAAAGAAAAAAAAAGTTAAATCTTATGAACCTTTTTTAAGAATATTACTTTATGAGAATGAGAATCCCCTTTATATTTCAGGGACAGGTATTTATTATGCTGTAGATTCTCAAGGTAAAAGATATAAATTTTTTGCAGATAATATTTTAAAAATTGAGAAAAAATCAGAGGAGCCTCTTTTATACCTTGATGGTAAAAAAACAAATCTTTCTCTTCCTCTTGTTTTTTATACAGATGAAAATTATTTTTTAAAAATTCAAGGAAAAAGGTATAGAGGGAAAATAGAAATTGACGAGTATTTAAGGGTTATAAACCTTGTTAAAGTGGAAGATTATCTAAGATCAGTTGTTCCTCTTGAAATAGGTAGTCCCTTTCTTTCAAATTTTGAAGCACTAAAAGCTCAGGCTGTTTGTGCAAGAAGTTATGCTATGAGAAAATATTTAGAAAAGAAGGAGAGTTTTTTTCATCTTTACGCAGATATAAAGGATCAGGTATATGGTGGTAAAGATAAGGAAAATGAAATAACAGATCTTGCAATTCAGATGACAAGGGGTGAAGTTCTTATGTATGAAAATGAAGTTGCTTTAACTTTATTTCACTCTACCTGTGGGGGCACTACTTCTTATTATGATGAAGCTTTCCCAAATGAAAGTTTTATTCCCTATTTAAAATCAGTAAGATGTAACTTTCAGGGTAAGGATTTATGCTCTAATTCTCCTTATTACAGGTGGAAGAAAGAGTTTTCTATTAGTGATTTTATGGAAAACCTCGCAGGGAATATTTCAAATCTTTTAGGGATTTCTCTTTCAGGAAGAGATATTATTGATTTCAGTATTTCAGATAGATCTTCTACAGGAAGAGTAAGGGAAGTTAAGGTAAAAACCAAAAAAGGCACTTTTACCTTTAAAGGCTATGATATAAGGAAATTGTTGAAAAAGGATGGTTTTTTACCTTCAAATTTTTTCTTTTTAAAAAATCAGGGTAATAGAGTTATAATAATAGGTAGAGGTTTTGGACATGGAGTTGGATTGTGTCAATACGGTGCTTTATCACTTGCTAAAAAAGGAGTAGGTTATGACCGTATTCTCAAATTTTATTATCAGGGTACAAAAATTCAAAAGATTTATTAA
- a CDS encoding diguanylate cyclase, whose amino-acid sequence MFILLFFDSPYSILFFSLFPSYIIFNYSPNLLLIFPLYVLLIFFLSFFEKRKSKELYEEIDKISSKLRLFEIEKVPKEKVIKELKFPLYPEKPAPLFKFALNHLKEVYKDIIFPNSLAFLFYDSAAQGFRIEASFSRKKFFKNKGVIPLYSPLIKLATQRNERVYFPEFTGSGYDTLFYESDIKLGSVCIVPVFSEGDLYGFIYADKEEIRGFSEKDLDFLDYLSKEISLFLKFFISLKDEHLLATRFRALFELAKDTAGKLRLKEVAEKIIHVAEILKNSDIICLFEKKSEEIRCIAINEEKEWIKVGSKFVHSEDSIISLLFKSGFPVYTGRIKSSVPVIGKINPDIKSILAFPIRVEGKLNFALSLFSKYPDYYDDKDKEIFEFLVQQAQISLEKAILFEKTLELAIRDSLTGLFNHRIFQEKVSEYVKRNLPFTLILIDVDHFKKINDTYGHPFGDKVLVKIAEILKEESERIGLAARYGGEEFALIIEGSKEYAQYRAEEIRRKIEKEEFYTDDGERVYVTISIGLASFPLDAKERTSLVERADRALYIAKRSGRNRVISWAQEEMGLF is encoded by the coding sequence TTGTTTATTCTCTTATTTTTTGATTCTCCCTATTCTATTTTGTTTTTCTCCTTGTTTCCATCTTATATAATTTTTAATTACTCTCCGAATTTACTTCTTATTTTTCCCTTGTATGTTCTTTTAATATTCTTTTTATCATTTTTTGAAAAAAGAAAAAGCAAGGAATTGTATGAAGAAATTGATAAAATCTCTTCAAAGCTAAGGCTTTTTGAAATTGAAAAGGTTCCAAAAGAGAAAGTTATAAAAGAATTAAAATTTCCTCTGTATCCTGAAAAGCCTGCTCCTCTTTTCAAGTTTGCTTTAAATCATCTAAAGGAAGTATATAAGGATATTATTTTTCCGAATTCCTTAGCTTTTTTATTTTATGACTCTGCAGCTCAAGGATTCAGGATTGAAGCTTCTTTTTCAAGAAAAAAATTTTTTAAAAACAAGGGAGTTATTCCCCTTTATTCACCTTTAATAAAACTTGCAACTCAGAGAAATGAAAGGGTGTATTTTCCAGAGTTTACAGGTTCTGGTTATGATACCTTATTTTATGAATCAGATATAAAACTTGGTTCTGTTTGTATTGTCCCTGTTTTTTCAGAGGGTGATCTTTATGGATTTATTTATGCTGATAAGGAGGAAATAAGAGGGTTTTCAGAGAAAGACCTTGATTTTCTTGATTATCTTTCAAAGGAGATAAGTCTCTTTTTGAAATTTTTTATTTCCCTAAAGGATGAACATTTACTTGCAACAAGGTTTAGAGCTCTATTTGAGCTTGCTAAGGATACAGCTGGAAAGCTCCGTTTAAAGGAAGTAGCAGAAAAGATTATTCATGTTGCTGAAATTTTGAAAAATAGTGATATTATATGTCTTTTTGAAAAAAAATCAGAAGAAATAAGATGTATAGCAATAAACGAGGAGAAGGAATGGATAAAGGTTGGTTCAAAATTTGTTCATTCGGAGGATTCAATAATTTCCCTTTTATTTAAAAGTGGGTTCCCTGTTTATACAGGAAGGATAAAGAGTTCTGTTCCCGTGATTGGTAAAATTAATCCTGATATAAAGTCTATTCTTGCTTTTCCTATAAGGGTTGAGGGTAAGTTGAATTTTGCTCTTTCGCTTTTTTCAAAGTATCCTGATTATTATGATGATAAGGATAAGGAAATTTTTGAATTTTTAGTTCAGCAGGCTCAGATTTCACTTGAAAAGGCAATTTTATTTGAGAAAACTCTTGAACTTGCCATAAGAGATTCCTTAACAGGTCTCTTTAATCACAGAATTTTTCAGGAAAAAGTATCAGAATATGTTAAAAGAAATCTACCTTTTACTTTAATTCTTATTGATGTTGATCATTTTAAGAAAATAAATGATACCTATGGACACCCCTTTGGAGATAAAGTTCTTGTTAAAATTGCAGAAATTTTAAAGGAGGAATCTGAAAGGATAGGATTGGCAGCAAGGTATGGTGGAGAGGAATTTGCTTTAATTATTGAGGGTTCAAAAGAATATGCCCAATACAGGGCTGAAGAAATAAGAAGAAAGATAGAAAAGGAAGAGTTTTATACTGATGATGGTGAAAGAGTATATGTTACAATAAGTATTGGTCTTGCTTCTTTTCCACTTGATGCAAAGGAAAGGACTTCATTAGTTGAAAGGGCGGATAGAGCTCTATATATAGCAAAGAGAAGCGGGAGGAATAGAGTAATATCTTGGGCACAAGAAGAGATGGGACTATTTTAG
- the accC gene encoding acetyl-CoA carboxylase biotin carboxylase subunit produces MKIKRILIANRGEIAVRIIYACKELGIESVAVYSEADKDSLHVFLADQSVCIGPPPSSESYLNIPRIISAAEITGCDAIHPGYGFLAENAEFAEIVKSSGFIFIGPEPEHISKMGDKAIARKIMKEAGVPVIPGSEGVIENIDEGIEIAREIGYPLILKAAAGGGGKGMRIVRNERDFEISFKTAQAEAQAAFGDKRLYIEKFIEKPKHIEVQVLGDGKGKILTLFERECTIQRKHQKILEEAPSPSIDEKLRKRLMDYAKKGAKAINYKSAGTLEFLMDSDKNLYFIEMNTRIQVEHPVTEFITGIDLIKEQILLEENGNLNFDEKTIEMRGHAIEVRINAEDPERGFMPSPGKIKTLHLPGGPGVRVDSFIYAGYEVKPYYDSLIVKLIVHERKREYAIRRLKRALEETIIDGIKTTIPLHKKIIESREFIEGNFDTHFLEDFIKKI; encoded by the coding sequence ATGAAAATAAAAAGAATTTTAATAGCAAATAGAGGTGAAATTGCAGTTAGAATAATTTATGCCTGTAAAGAACTTGGTATAGAATCAGTTGCTGTTTATTCAGAAGCAGATAAAGATTCACTGCATGTTTTCCTTGCAGATCAATCGGTTTGTATTGGTCCTCCCCCATCTTCTGAAAGTTATTTAAATATTCCAAGAATAATTTCAGCAGCAGAAATCACAGGTTGTGATGCAATTCACCCTGGCTACGGATTTTTAGCAGAAAATGCTGAATTTGCAGAAATAGTTAAATCTTCTGGTTTTATATTTATAGGTCCTGAACCAGAACACATATCTAAAATGGGAGATAAAGCAATAGCAAGGAAAATAATGAAAGAAGCAGGTGTCCCTGTAATTCCCGGTTCAGAAGGTGTTATTGAAAATATTGATGAAGGAATAGAAATAGCAAGAGAAATAGGTTACCCTCTAATTTTAAAAGCTGCAGCAGGGGGAGGAGGAAAGGGAATGAGAATTGTTAGAAACGAAAGAGATTTTGAAATAAGTTTTAAAACCGCTCAGGCTGAGGCTCAAGCTGCTTTTGGTGATAAAAGATTGTACATAGAAAAATTTATAGAAAAACCGAAACACATTGAAGTTCAGGTTCTTGGTGATGGAAAGGGAAAAATTTTAACGCTTTTTGAAAGAGAATGCACTATACAAAGGAAACATCAAAAAATTCTTGAAGAGGCACCCTCCCCTTCAATTGATGAAAAATTAAGAAAAAGATTGATGGACTATGCTAAAAAGGGAGCAAAAGCAATAAATTATAAATCAGCAGGAACCCTTGAATTTCTTATGGATAGTGATAAAAATTTATATTTCATTGAAATGAATACAAGGATACAGGTAGAGCATCCGGTAACAGAATTCATAACAGGTATTGACTTAATAAAAGAGCAGATTTTACTTGAAGAAAATGGAAATCTTAATTTTGATGAAAAAACTATAGAAATGAGGGGACACGCAATTGAAGTAAGAATTAATGCAGAAGATCCTGAAAGGGGATTTATGCCTTCACCTGGTAAAATAAAAACTCTTCATCTCCCTGGTGGACCCGGAGTAAGAGTGGATTCTTTTATATATGCAGGTTATGAAGTTAAGCCCTATTATGACTCTTTGATTGTAAAACTTATAGTACATGAAAGGAAAAGAGAATATGCAATAAGAAGACTAAAAAGGGCACTTGAGGAAACAATAATTGATGGAATTAAAACTACCATTCCCCTGCACAAAAAAATAATTGAAAGTAGAGAATTTATTGAAGGAAATTTTGATACTCATTTTTTAGAAGATTTTATAAAAAAAATCTAA